The sequence GCAATCAATAGCTGCGAGGTCATCGATAACTCCACGAACCTCTTCGTCAGTTTCGCCCAGTCCGACCATGAGACCGGATTTAGAGCGGCATCCTGCCTCTTTAACACGTTCAAGCAACGTCAAGCTCTGCTGATAATCAGCCTGAGGGCGGATGGCATCGTAATGCATCGGCGGTGTTTCGACGTTGTGGTTAATAATGTCCGGCTCAGCATCAATGACTATCTGTAAAGAAGCTTTATCCCCTTGAAGGTCAGGAATAAGAACTTCGATGCTACAGTCAGGAAGCGTATCGCGTACAGCCTTGATTGTTGCTGCAAAGTGATTTGCCCCACCGTCGGGTAAGTCATCACGGGTGACTGAGGTAATAACTACATGCTTAAGCCCAAGACGTTTGGCAGCTTCTGCCACGCGTGCAGGTTCTTCTGCGTCAAGTTTTTCAACAGGATCATTACTGATGTTGCAAAAGGCACAGTTGCGGGTGCATGTGTTGCCCATAATCAAAAAAGTAGCTGTATGCGATGTAAAGCATTCGAACATGTTCGGACACTTTGCACTCTGGCAGACAGTATTAAGATTAAGGTCTTTTACCAGCTCTGTTGTTGCGGTGTATGTCTTGTTGCAAGGTATTTTAACCCTGAGCCAAGGTGGAATCCGCAAATACGGTTTTGAAGGCTTCTGTGAGCACATGTTTTACTTCCTGCATGTCTATGTCATTGCGACCAAGTTCTTTTTCGAGCGATGTAGGCTCTGCATCAGCAAGACCGCAAAGAGTGATTAACGAAAATAAATCAACGTCGGATAAAACGTTAAATGCTAGTCCGTGGTAGCTTGTCCATTTCCGCATAGCGATGCCGATGGAACAGATTTTTCTGTTATCAATCCATACTCCGGGTCTGCCGTCCTGCCTTGTGGTCTGAAGACCATAGTGAGCGCAGGTTTGGATGACAACTTCTTCTAAATCGTGAAAGAGTCCGCGCATCCCACCCGGCTTTTTTGCTACACGAAAAATCGGGTATGCTACGAGTTGACCGGGGAAGTGGCAGGTTATGTTGCCGCCACGGGATGAATGGACAAGTTCTACATTCTGCTGTTGTAAAAATTCATCACTGACGAGCAGATTTTCTCTGCCACCGTTACGACCAAAGGTAATCACCGGCGGGTGTTCAAGAAGAAAAAGAGTCTCTTCTGCTCCGTCTACAACGTCTGCAAGAGTTTCTTTTTGAATTTTTTCAGCATCAGCGTAGGAAATGAGTCCAAGATCAACAACACGCATCGTTTTATCCTATTCAGCACCTATCCGCGCTTTGGAAAGACTTCCAGCGCGCCGGATTTAGCATCTCTTCGTGGTTTATCCTGCCATTCAACATCAATAAGACTGCCGCTTTCAAAGTTCTCAGCTTCGTGCAGCAGGGCGATACCTTTATGTGAGCAGGCATAACGGGCTTTTTGATTTCTGCCCGGAATAAGTACCGGATCAGAAAGCACGCGCACGTTCTCCGCATATTCAGGATGCGCTTTGCTTGCGAGTAAGAAGCTGAGGCTTACGTTTTTGCGGTTCATGCGGGCACGCTGTGTAAGATCGCGCAGCCACATTGGAGCATGGTCAGCTGTCATGTTAAAGTGACACCAGCCGCTCGCATTACGGTCAAGCATCGGGCATTCTACTTCATGCGGGCAGGGTGCTTGCGGTAAGTAGCCTTCTTCAATAAGCCCTTCACGGGTCAGACCGATAATTTTGCCGCCAAGTCGTGTGCCCGGTTCAACAAATAAAATGCTTCCGTCTTCTTTGCATGCCCGTGTCATGTTGTAGGCAAGCTCGAGAAAACGATCTTCCATGGTTTGCCCGCGGCTTGCGG comes from Halodesulfovibrio sp. and encodes:
- a CDS encoding small ribosomal subunit Rsm22 family protein, giving the protein MSTVLSFPTAKIRSVLDGYDKVLHKAMPLKAAHKRDLPYAVADLSRMLTNERGGMRANYWATPRTLSAYLRFFLPWNLYRLSWLLPQLHIPLKNGDTILDLGSGPLTFVQALWLSRPDLRNKKLTFICTDVAKKPMEHGRRIFETMAGVEPGKGPWRIKLVRETLEKSLRNNYGKMALVAGANVLNELSASRGQTMEDRFLELAYNMTRACKEDGSILFVEPGTRLGGKIIGLTREGLIEEGYLPQAPCPHEVECPMLDRNASGWCHFNMTADHAPMWLRDLTQRARMNRKNVSLSFLLASKAHPEYAENVRVLSDPVLIPGRNQKARYACSHKGIALLHEAENFESGSLIDVEWQDKPRRDAKSGALEVFPKRG
- the lipA gene encoding lipoyl synthase, with product MCSQKPSKPYLRIPPWLRVKIPCNKTYTATTELVKDLNLNTVCQSAKCPNMFECFTSHTATFLIMGNTCTRNCAFCNISNDPVEKLDAEEPARVAEAAKRLGLKHVVITSVTRDDLPDGGANHFAATIKAVRDTLPDCSIEVLIPDLQGDKASLQIVIDAEPDIINHNVETPPMHYDAIRPQADYQQSLTLLERVKEAGCRSKSGLMVGLGETDEEVRGVIDDLAAIDCDIVTIGQYMRPSRLHPEVERYVHPDVFEEYAEYGRSKGIKHMFSAPLVRSSYNAAMFADEAAPESVNEAN
- the lipB gene encoding lipoyl(octanoyl) transferase LipB → MRVVDLGLISYADAEKIQKETLADVVDGAEETLFLLEHPPVITFGRNGGRENLLVSDEFLQQQNVELVHSSRGGNITCHFPGQLVAYPIFRVAKKPGGMRGLFHDLEEVVIQTCAHYGLQTTRQDGRPGVWIDNRKICSIGIAMRKWTSYHGLAFNVLSDVDLFSLITLCGLADAEPTSLEKELGRNDIDMQEVKHVLTEAFKTVFADSTLAQG